In the Spirochaetota bacterium genome, GATGCGGTTTGAACGCTCGAAGCGATCCGATTCGCCGAAACCGCTATTTAAAACTTGACAGGGTGCTAAACGTAATGCATCAAATAGATACATTTTGGAAAAAGGAGGCCCGTCGACATGAAACCAATATCCATAACTGTAATTATTCTCGCCATGGCAATCATGACATTTCAGGGATGCAAGGGAGCCTACGAGGGAGCCCTGGCGGACGCCGCACGGGTCGGTGACGTTAAAGAAGTAGAAAAGTATATAGCCAAAGGGGCCGATGTGAACGCGCAGTGGTTCGGCAGGACACCGATCCAGGTGGCCTCGGAGGAGGGGAAAACCGAGGTTATCGATCTTCTTCTGGCCAAAGGGGCCGATATCAACGCCAAATCCAAATTTGATAAAACGGCGCTGGACTTCGCAGAAAAGAAAGGGGACAAGAAAATTATTGATCTCCTGAAGAGCAAAGGTGCCAAGCGGGCGTCGGAGCTGAAATAGCCGGCGCCGATTCAATGGCGCCGTCACGGTCATGACAAAGCGGCAGGATAAAAAATATCTCGACCGTCTCAGGGAAACCTCCCCTGGGAAATTCGCCCCGCTGGAGGATGTTTTCAATCTGATCCACCGGGGCACCAGCATCTTCATTGGCTCGTCCTGCGGGGAGCCGCAGTTTCTCATTAAATCCCTTGTCGAGCACGTGGAGTCGAAGACGCACCGAATTTACGGCTCCCGGGTGATCCATGTGTGGACCCTGGGAGTGGCCCCCTATGCGCAGAAGAAATTCGAGGAAAACTTCAGGCACAATTCCTTCTTTATTAGCGATAGCTCCCGCGAGGTGGTCAATCGCGGCCTTGGCGACTACACACCGGTCCATCTCTCGGAGATACCGAAGCTCTTCAGGCAGCGCAAGCTGCAGGTGGACGTGGCCCTGGTGCAGGTTTCCCTTCCCGATGAGAACGGCGACATGAGCCTCGGTGTCAGCGTCGATATCGTCCGGGAAGCGGTGGACCACTCGGCCATAGTGGTGGCCCAGGTCAATTCCTTCATGCCCTACGTGTCCGGCGATTCCCTGGTCGGCGCGGATGACATCGATTACCTGGTGCCCCACGACGAGCCGCTCCTTGAATACCGGCTGGACCCGCCGGATGAAACAGCCCGGGAGATCGGGCGGTACGTGGCGCGCATCATCAGGGACGGGGACACCCTGCAGGTCGGCTACGGCGCGATACCCAACGCCATACTTTCAAGCCTCAAGGGCAAGAAGGACCTGGGGATCCACACGGAGCTCCTCACCGACGGCGTCGTGGACCTCATGCGCAGCGGCACGGTGACCAACGCCAACAAGAGCCTTGACCGGGGAAAAACGGTCGCTTCCTTCTGCATGGGGACCGCCGATACCTACGGCTTCATCGACAACAATCCGGACGTTGAATTCAGGCCCATCGATTACACCAACAGCCCCTTTATCATAAGC is a window encoding:
- a CDS encoding ankyrin repeat domain-containing protein, which gives rise to MKPISITVIILAMAIMTFQGCKGAYEGALADAARVGDVKEVEKYIAKGADVNAQWFGRTPIQVASEEGKTEVIDLLLAKGADINAKSKFDKTALDFAEKKGDKKIIDLLKSKGAKRASELK
- a CDS encoding GNAT family N-acetyltransferase: MTKRQDKKYLDRLRETSPGKFAPLEDVFNLIHRGTSIFIGSSCGEPQFLIKSLVEHVESKTHRIYGSRVIHVWTLGVAPYAQKKFEENFRHNSFFISDSSREVVNRGLGDYTPVHLSEIPKLFRQRKLQVDVALVQVSLPDENGDMSLGVSVDIVREAVDHSAIVVAQVNSFMPYVSGDSLVGADDIDYLVPHDEPLLEYRLDPPDETAREIGRYVARIIRDGDTLQVGYGAIPNAILSSLKGKKDLGIHTELLTDGVVDLMRSGTVTNANKSLDRGKTVASFCMGTADTYGFIDNNPDVEFRPIDYTNSPFIISRHDAMTAINTSLQIDLTGQSTAESLGTTLYSGVGGQADFMRGAALSERGKTILTMRSTSNDGTRSRIVPILDSGASTTLARADVQYVVTEHGIAYLYGKNIRDRALSLITIAHPKFREWLLAEAKKLNLVQGDHEWIDGALGEYPAHLETYRKTGDGLLFLLRPVKVSDVENLRLFFYSLSDQSMYTRFFSTIEFVPQKTIRRFTVIDYSREMTILAVIEEEGMETVIGIGQYVVEKGKLAAEISLLVRDDYQNRGIGSILMDYVFAAAQREGILEMSATVMRENAKMLHLFYKTGLPVTAVESTDAVRLTMPLA